The following is a genomic window from Candidatus Vondammii sp. HM_W22.
CAGAAAGAACTGTGCTGCCAGCACACAGACTGGATCTGGCATATCGAACGATCTCCGCACTCTGAAAACCGCGGAGCCGACGCAGTTGGATCTTCATTGGCCTGCCGTCCTGCGTCGTCTCAACAGCTGCCACGAAAGGAATTTTATTACGAGACCCTCGCCCACGCTTTCCCGGTTTCTCACCACCAATACAGGCATCATCCATCTCGATGCGACCAGCCAGTTTTTTTTGACTCTGACGTTCCATTATCACCTGCATCAGTTTGTGCTTGAGCTTCCAGGCTGTATTGTAGTTCACACCAATTTCACGGGACAGTTGCAAGGCAGAAGTACTTTTTTTACGCTGAGTCAACAAATAGATGGCCAGAAACCACTTCTTCAACGGCAGCTTGGTGCCGTGAAAGATGGTGCCAGCAATCAGGGAGCTTTGGTGGTGGCATTTATGGCACTGATATATCTTACGGCTTTTGAGTTCACAACCTGTTGTGTTGCCACACTCAGGACATATATATCCGGTAGGCCAACGCAGTCGGTACAATGCTTGTTGACATTGCTCTTCAGAACCATACTTTTCAATAAATTCGTGCAAACTAGGACCTTTTTGAAACTGCACTGTATTTTTTGTCATGATAGAAAACCCTCTGTATTCAGTAGCTTATATTATGCAATGACCACCGGCTCAATAGCTGAGCCTGTTAGGTAATCAGGAAAACAATTAATAGAAACAATCGCCCTACTCAGCCAGATCTTCAATCTCTATCAGAAACGCAATCCAGACGCGCAAGCACCACAATGCTACACAAACACTATTCAAAATGGATCAAAACCGACGCCTACGACATGGTCGCCAGAGCCAACAAACGCTTGAAGTTGTAAATCAGAAAAATAAAGGAAGAAAAGCGGGGATTGAGGCATCTTTCGGAAGCTGCCTAGTCCCCAAAAGGTCCAAAAACAGCTAAAAAGCAGTCCAAAAAATAACTAACTACTTAATTATTAAGGGAATAAAATGGCGGAGAGGCAGGGATTCGAACCCTGGGAGGGGATAAACCCTCGCTGGTTTTCAAGACCAGTGCATTCAACCGCTCTGCCACCTCTCCAATTTCGACGCGAAGGATACATGATTACCCCTCGGTTATGCTAGCCCCCACGTAATAAAAAATGGCTGGTATCTTGAAATATTGCACTTTCCACCCAATTTAGTATGCTGCGAACTAAATATATGTGCCGGGGTCTCAATTACACAGATTTCCGAAAACCTTCAACAGAGCTATAGTAAAGAGAGAAAAACCAATTATGAATCGTCTTGACTATTCCGTCGCCCGCCCGGCTGCCGATGCCCTTTCGGTCAACAAGGTCGTCAAAAACACGTACATACTGCTGTCTGTAACCCTGTTCTTCAGCGCAATAATGGCTGCTGTATCGGTAGTGACACAGATGCCACCGATGACTTATCTCTTGAGCATCGGCGGTGCTTTCCTGCTGATGTGGCTGGTTTTGCCAAAAACTGCAGACTCATCAGCCGGTCTGGTAACAGTTTTCGCCATAACCGGCCTAATGGGATTTGGTCTTGGTCCGATACTCAGTCACTACCTGAGCCTGCCTAATGGCCCACAGATTGTCGCCACTGCTTTTGGTGGTACCGGCGTGATCTTCCTCGGTCTGTCTGGCTATGCTCTGACTTCCCGTCAAAACTTCAACTTTATGGGTGGCTTCCTGGTTGCCGGCCTGTTGATGGTATTTGTAGTCGCCCTGGCGAATATCTTCCTTAATATGCCTGCTCTTTCACTGGCACTCTCAGCCGTTGTTATCATGCTGATGAGCGGATTCATTCTGTATGACACCAGCCGTATGGTACATGGTGGTGAAAACAACTACATCCTGATGACGGTCAGCCTCTATGTGAGCATTTTCAACATCTTTGTTCACCTGCTCCACCTCCTGGGTTTCATGTCCGGTGATGACTGAGGCTAAACGCTGACTTTTTGGAAAGCCCCTGTCTCCGGGGCTTTTTTATTACTGGAGAGAGAATAGTATGGACTGGATGAAGGTTGGCTCTGCTTTGCTTCTGGTGATGATGATTGTGCTGTTGTATCCCAGGGCAAAACGGATGATGAGCGAAGCACCCAAAGCAGAAGCCGGTGACTGGCGCTCCGCCATCCTGCCGATACTGGGTGTCATCGGTTTCGTGATCTTTTTGATGATGACAGTTTGAGATTTTAAACCCTCGCCGACCATCAACTATCCAAGCAGTTCAATCCCACCCATATAAGGCCTAAGTACTTCAGGAACACGAATATGCCCATCCCCCTGCTGATAGTTCTCCATTACAGCGACTAGGGTACGGCCAACGGCAAGTCCTGAACCATTAATGGTATGAACCAGCTCCGGCTTTCCCGTCTCTGGGTTGCGCCAGCGGGCCTGCAGGCGCCGGGCCTGAAAATCACCGAAATTGGAGCAGGATGAGATCTCTCTGTAAGTCTCTTGCGCTGGCAACCAGACTTCCAGATCGTAGGTTTTAGTGGATGAGAATCCAAGGTCGCCGGTACACAGAGTTACCAATCGGTAAGGTAACTCCAATTTCTGCAGAATAATTTCAGCATGGCCGGTAAGCTCTTCAAGGGCCTGATAAGAGTCACCCGGCCGAACCACCTGCACCATCTCCACCTTTTCAAACTGGTGCTGGCGAATCATGCCA
Proteins encoded in this region:
- a CDS encoding Bax inhibitor-1/YccA family protein → MNRLDYSVARPAADALSVNKVVKNTYILLSVTLFFSAIMAAVSVVTQMPPMTYLLSIGGAFLLMWLVLPKTADSSAGLVTVFAITGLMGFGLGPILSHYLSLPNGPQIVATAFGGTGVIFLGLSGYALTSRQNFNFMGGFLVAGLLMVFVVALANIFLNMPALSLALSAVVIMLMSGFILYDTSRMVHGGENNYILMTVSLYVSIFNIFVHLLHLLGFMSGDD